A genome region from Arachis duranensis cultivar V14167 chromosome 6, aradu.V14167.gnm2.J7QH, whole genome shotgun sequence includes the following:
- the LOC107493073 gene encoding uncharacterized protein LOC107493073: protein MAGSSKTNRKEGNVPVEHECPLNLLPRDIWVRIATKVASNSIHDLFNMQASCKVFLDAASSEVVYQHVTMRVIPLMSFLFYLDRPERRFIDRCVEAGNVDAILRQGLTEYFWIARRGIGMELLSRA, encoded by the coding sequence ATGGCTGGATCTTCCAAGACAAACAGAAAGGAAGGGAACGTGCCCGTCGAGCATGAATGTCCGCTGAATCTTCTTCCTCGCGATATATGGGTGAGGATTGCCACTAAGGTTGCATCGAATTCGATTCATGATCTGTTCAACATGCAGGCGAGTTGCAAAGTCTTTCTGGATGCAGCGAGTTCCGAAGTTGTGTACCAACATGTGACGATGCGTGTTATACCGTTAATgtcctttttattttaccttGACCGGCCGGAGAGGAGGTTCATCGATCGCTGCGTTGAGGCAGGAAATGTGGACGCTATACTCCGACAGGGGCTGACGGAGTATTTCTGGATTGCCCGTCGTGGCATTGGGATGGAACTGCTTTCTAGGGCCTAG